One part of the Solanum dulcamara chromosome 3, daSolDulc1.2, whole genome shotgun sequence genome encodes these proteins:
- the LOC129881962 gene encoding uncharacterized protein LOC129881962: MKAWSRLRDIIQDNKHSRDVTLEYDFTHVDMVDFPNVSTYCQHLKSLADQLKNVGSLVANHRLVLQLVSSLTETYQGVATLIRQRDSLPQFYHAHSMLTLEEVGHAKKVAHSSSAA, translated from the coding sequence ATGAAGGCTTGGAGTCGCTTGCGTGATATCATCCAAGATAACAAACACTCTCGTGATGTCACCCTTGAGTACGACTTCACTCATGTCGACATGGTCGATTTTCCTAATGTCTCTACCTATTGTCAACATCTCAAATCTCTGGCGGATCAACTCAAGAATGTTGGATCTCTAGTGGCTAACCATCGTCTGGTTCTTCAATTGGTCTCTAGTCTTACCGAGACCTACCAAGGTGTGGCGACTCTTATTCGCCAACGAGACTCTTTGCCGCAATTTTATCACGCCCATTCGATGCTCACTCTTGAAGAGGTTGGCCATGCTAAGAAAGTAGCCCATAGTTCTTCCGCTGCATAA